Below is a window of Wenzhouxiangella sp. XN201 DNA.
GTCAGTTGGCACGATAAACAGCAGCAGGGCGCCGAAAATGGCGATGCCGGTATCCGACAGGCCAGGGAGCAGGGCTTGTAGAAGTGGGCGAGTGATCCAAAGACCAGCGGTGAGCACGAAGACTGCGGCGACCTGCTTCTCGGCGCGGTCCATCGGCCCGGATCGGGCCAGTTCGTTGCGGATCAATGCTTCGCCGCCTCGAAGGTGACCTATTCGCAGCGGAAAGAGCAGGCGGGTCAACAGCAAAAAGACCAGGGGCAGCGCGATGATCACCAGCGGAAGGCCGATCAGCATCCACTGAGCAAAGCCGATCTCGACACCGTGATTGTCGAGCAGGTAAGCGGCCAGCAAGGCATTGGGGGGCGTTCCGATCAGCGTGGCCAGGCCGCCGATATTGCAGGCGTACGCGAGCGAAAGCAGAAGGACCAGGGTGAAGCCGTTGGCCGAATATTCATGCTGTTCATCGCCTCCCACCAGGTAGGTCACAGAAAGCGCGATGGGCAGCATCATCATGGCCGTGGCCGTGTTGGATACCCACATACTCAGAAAGGCGGCAGCCAGCATGAAACCGGCGATGATCGCCTTTGGTTGCGTGCCCACCCGACGGATGATGTTGAGAGCAATGCGTCGGTGCAGGCCCGAACGCTCCATGCCCAGTGCGATGATGAAGCCCCCCAGGAAGAGATAGATCAGGGGATTGGCAAAGGGTGTGGTCGCCCCGGCGATATCGGTCACGCCGAGTACCGGAAAGAGCACAATCGGCAGCAGGGCGGTAGCGGCGATCGGCAGCGCCTCACTGATCCACCACACCACCATCAGCGCCGCAACGGCCGCAACCTGCCAGGCGGTAATGGACATGCCCTCTGGTGCCGGCAGGAACAGCATCGCCACGAATAGCAACGGGCCGGCAAGCAGTCCGATGCGCGGTCTCAGGTTGTTCGCGTTGTCAGCTTTCGAATTCAAAACGTCGACAGGCCTGTTGCTTCCATGATGCGATATTGCCAGTAACGTAGCCGGGAGTGGTCGGCATATCGGTCATAGGGCAGGCTGTGAATTCGGTCCGGGGTGTTCGACCAGCGCTCATCGAAAAAGCCCACGATCGCCTGCATGGCTTCGGTGTCGGGGTCCATACGCAGCTCAACGTTGGTTTCGAGATTGAAGTTATCCAGGTTTCGCCGGGTGAAGTTGGCCGAGCCCCCCAGGACTCGATCGAGCCCGGTTTTGGGCCGCACGACGAGCATCTTTCCGTGGCACTGCTCTCCCCTTGTGTTGCACCAGCGCACCGGAATACCTGCCTCGTGCAACTCCCACGCAACCTGGCGATTGGGTATGCCATTCTTCTTGCGTCCGAAAGCGTCCTCATTGGGATCGAGCAGGACTCGGATGGCGGCGCCCCGCTCGTGGGCGTCGATCATCGATTCGATGATTTCACGGTGCGACAGATAAAACATCAGCAAGTCGAGCGAATCGCCGGCTCCCGTTGAATCGATCATGGCCAGCGCGGCATCGCGAATGGCCGCCTCGGTCAGGATACGAACCTCGGCCACTAGGGACCGGGGCGAATCGAGGGATAGCGCCGGCCAGTCGGGTTCGCGACCGGTCGAAAAATGGACAACGGCACGCTCGGTCGCCAGAAGATCGCTCACGGCGGGTCCGTCGAAAGCTATGGCGATATTGTCGTGCCGGCTGCTGGCATCGTGTGGATTAGCCGAGGTGACCAGCGCCTCGGGGCCGCGCTCACCGTCCACCACCAGGGTCTTGCGGTGATTGGCCTTGAAATTGAACATGGTCAGGTAGGTTCTCAGCGTGACCTTTCCCTCACCGACGGGATTGGGTAGCCAGCCGCCGCGATGACCGTTGCCGAACCACTGACAGCAGATACGCCAAGCCGAGGACCAAAGCGGATTGGGATCGCGCAGGCGCCTCAGCTCCGTTTCGATGACGTCGACGCCGGCCTGCTCCAGCTCGGCGAACAGCGGTTGCTGTACGCCGTCGTAGAGGTCGTTGAACGGGTCGGTGAGCAGCACCGCTTTCAGGGTGTCGTGAGTCCGCCGCTCGGTTGTCATGGCATTGACCAATTCGTCGGAGAGGGGGCGGTAGCCATCTCCGGCCTTGCCGGCAAATCGGTTGACCAGGAAAAAGTCACTCACCACAAGACTCTCGGCCCGTTCAATCATGTCGAAGGCCGCATCGAATATCTTGCGCTCGTTATGCTGCCGGCCTTCGGCATCCAGCCAGGTCGAATCCGCGTGGAAGCGCACGGCGGCGGCCGGGCGCCACGGACCCGCCACGTTGAGGCCTTCCGGCAGGGGCTTGATCTGGTGCCACGCAGCCGTTCCCAGATAGGCCACTAGCAGCACGACGAAACCGCGAAGAAACCACTGAGCCGGGCGTTTCGCTCTTGGAGGGTTTGGGCGCATGCCGAGCATTATGACGGATCGGTTGGGACGAGTTGTGCCGGGATCGAGCAGTGATTTGCGGTAACCGCCAGCGATGTTCGCTTCACCCCGCCGCACTCGACCGGGTATCCTGAAGGAAGGGGTATCGCTGAGTGGAGCTTAATCAGATGAATAATGAATTCAGTTTCGGCAAGACGGTCCAGTTGGAGTTCGACAAGGCAGTCGAGGCGGTGACCGATGCACTCGAAGATCAGGGGTTCGGTGTGTTGACCGAAATCGACGTCCAGGCCACTTTGAGGAAGAAGCTGGACAAAGAAACGCGTCCCTATCGGATTCTCGGTGCCTGCAACCCTGAACTGGCGCACCGCGCATTGTCGGCGGAGCCGCAGATCGGGGTCCTGCTACCGTGCAACGTTGTCGTGCGGGAAGGTGAGGATGGCCAGGTCCATGTTGAATTCATGGATCCGCAGGCGGTGCTGAATCTGGTCGACAACCCGGCCGTTCACGATGTGGCGGCTGAAGTGCGGGATCGTCTGACGCAGGTGTTCGAAGCGATCTGATCCGGGCTCCCCTCTCTCGGGTGGCCCGCGCTATCCAGCACATGTCGCAGACTGGATCGCCATGTGACAGGGTTTGTCTCCGCCGATAGTGGCCGCGGCGGCCGTCGCCGGCAATGATGTCGGCGCCGGGCCAGTCGTACAGGCACCAGCTCGCCCTGAATGCTTCCAGCGCATGGGGGTCCTTCGTCTCCTCGCTCAGCCGGCGCAGGTAGGATTGCGGCGGGCAATGGGTGAAATGGGTTAGATAATCTTCACCATCGGCACGGTACTCGACGGCGTAGCCGGGTGCGCCCGGCGCATTGAAAGGGAAGCGCAGCAGCATCCGGACTGTCCAGCGCAGCCGTCGGCCGGGATCGCGCGTGATCAGGCGCACGGGAAGCGAGCTCAAGGACAGCATTCGCCGATAAACGTCCCATCCGAGGTCCGCTACGACCTGCCGGGTGCAGTCGGGGGTGATCCCGAAGCCGCGGAGCACTCGGTCAGCGGCTGCAGTGCAGATTGCCAATTCGACCATCAGCCGGTTGCCGAAACTGGGCAGTGTCTCCAGCGCGGCGCCTGGACGGAGTTCTTCGGCATCGGCGTCCAGGGCCGTAACGAAGCGTTTTACCTCCGGGGCGAGCCAGCGCAGATGGCGTCCCTCGGTATCGATCAGGGTGCGATTCACAAGCACCCGCCGGCTCGCGCGCGAGACGACGATGCTCAGGATGCGGCGACTGAGTCGCCATTTGAATGGGGTCTGGTCCGATTTCGCCATTACTGTGACTCCCCGCCGGTGACTTGGCGTGTGATGTCGATGGATTCGGCACCGTGTTCGTCCAGGCAGGTCTGTTCGACCTGCAGGGTTGAGAAGAAAAAGCCGTACTCTGTCTTGAGCAGGCGGTTGGCGGTCTTCAGTATGGACTGCGCGTCGGCGGACTCGGCGACCCGCAGATGGCCCGAAAAGACGTAGCGGCCGCTGGTCAGCGCCCAGGCGTGGACGTGGTGAGCGTCTTCGACAGCGTCGAGGCGCTCGAGCGACGCGATGATTTCGGCCAGGTCGACATCGCTCGGGGTTCCTTCCATGAGCAGGTGCATGGCGTCGCGGAGAATGCCCCAACTAGCCCAGAGCAGCACAACACCGAAGATCATGCCGAGGATCGGATCGATCAGCAGGAAGCCGGT
It encodes the following:
- a CDS encoding phospholipase D-like domain-containing protein — translated: MLLVAYLGTAAWHQIKPLPEGLNVAGPWRPAAAVRFHADSTWLDAEGRQHNERKIFDAAFDMIERAESLVVSDFFLVNRFAGKAGDGYRPLSDELVNAMTTERRTHDTLKAVLLTDPFNDLYDGVQQPLFAELEQAGVDVIETELRRLRDPNPLWSSAWRICCQWFGNGHRGGWLPNPVGEGKVTLRTYLTMFNFKANHRKTLVVDGERGPEALVTSANPHDASSRHDNIAIAFDGPAVSDLLATERAVVHFSTGREPDWPALSLDSPRSLVAEVRILTEAAIRDAALAMIDSTGAGDSLDLLMFYLSHREIIESMIDAHERGAAIRVLLDPNEDAFGRKKNGIPNRQVAWELHEAGIPVRWCNTRGEQCHGKMLVVRPKTGLDRVLGGSANFTRRNLDNFNLETNVELRMDPDTEAMQAIVGFFDERWSNTPDRIHSLPYDRYADHSRLRYWQYRIMEATGLSTF
- a CDS encoding L-2-amino-thiazoline-4-carboxylic acid hydrolase — translated: MAKSDQTPFKWRLSRRILSIVVSRASRRVLVNRTLIDTEGRHLRWLAPEVKRFVTALDADAEELRPGAALETLPSFGNRLMVELAICTAAADRVLRGFGITPDCTRQVVADLGWDVYRRMLSLSSLPVRLITRDPGRRLRWTVRMLLRFPFNAPGAPGYAVEYRADGEDYLTHFTHCPPQSYLRRLSEETKDPHALEAFRASWCLYDWPGADIIAGDGRRGHYRRRQTLSHGDPVCDMCWIARATRERGARIRSLRTPASDDPALQPPHRERPGCRPDSAPPADP
- a CDS encoding DASS family sodium-coupled anion symporter; this translates as MNSKADNANNLRPRIGLLAGPLLFVAMLFLPAPEGMSITAWQVAAVAALMVVWWISEALPIAATALLPIVLFPVLGVTDIAGATTPFANPLIYLFLGGFIIALGMERSGLHRRIALNIIRRVGTQPKAIIAGFMLAAAFLSMWVSNTATAMMMLPIALSVTYLVGGDEQHEYSANGFTLVLLLSLAYACNIGGLATLIGTPPNALLAAYLLDNHGVEIGFAQWMLIGLPLVIIALPLVFLLLTRLLFPLRIGHLRGGEALIRNELARSGPMDRAEKQVAAVFVLTAGLWITRPLLQALLPGLSDTGIAIFGALLLFIVPTDWREWRFVLSWRDTARLPWEVLILFGGGLSLASGISDSGLAEWIGQAFQRLDGLSVVLLIALAVSAIIFLTEVTSNTATAAAFLPILGSVAIGMGLDPIVLAAPAAVAASCAFMLPVATPPNAIVYGSGLVTIPQMARAGLVINLAMIVVVTGLMYLLLGRVFAADLFPG
- a CDS encoding DUF302 domain-containing protein, which translates into the protein MNNEFSFGKTVQLEFDKAVEAVTDALEDQGFGVLTEIDVQATLRKKLDKETRPYRILGACNPELAHRALSAEPQIGVLLPCNVVVREGEDGQVHVEFMDPQAVLNLVDNPAVHDVAAEVRDRLTQVFEAI